A window from Dysidea avara chromosome 2, odDysAvar1.4, whole genome shotgun sequence encodes these proteins:
- the LOC136247402 gene encoding tyrosinase-like: MQSGQVSFMAIALLCLLGQEVYGQIPRACSDITSLENLECCPATSDGVCGQDAGRGQCTDLNLPGYDINSADVRRNWPHYFTKICKCNGNYAGYDCSRCKFGHYGPDCSKSQVLPRRPLATYTDSDWAEFIDTIVQSRSFDSGYVAVLEEAVPGTTNLRMSNVSLYNLFVWLHHFASKDSATPDVSIRLDYAHAGPAFTTWHKYFHLLFEWEIQHMLKSMGHLDYHTFRLPFWDWRIEIQRSTGILSDDLFTEKRLGATRNVSGFPRVFGDIVGDGWNTICWQKFFQICDPNVNTGPLQRCPFTGTNPCSSNNPDWPTSRQVNLAMTFRSYERPPYNFLSRRNYRSFVDADVNFNILRCRKDRMCFCSPTFDPECSLTKSNGSRLIALKQQMHGTVHTITGAGDLATNLPLDKRGQMDDVVSSPNDPLFMPHHVMVDCMFDEWLERHPDAEYPNDIPVTVPTIGHQPDDFMVPFFPLSTNIDMFTRSRNFGYFCDLPNIRLPIHKHIHKGWW; the protein is encoded by the exons ATGCAAAGTGGTCAAGTTTCTTTCATGGCCATTGCCTTGCTATGTCTGTTGGGGCAGGAGGTTTATGGTCAAATACCAAGAGCATGTAGTGATATTACAAGTCTAGAAAACTTAGAATGTTGTCCAGCTACAAGTGATGGTGTGTGTGGACAGGATGCTGGTAGGGGACAGTGTACTGATTTGAACTTGCCTGGATATGACATTAATAGTGCTGATGTGCGTCGCAATTGGCCTCACTACTTCACCAAG ATCTGCAAGTGCAATGGAAATTATGCAGGATATGACTGTAGTCGGTGTAAGTTTGGTCACTATGGACCTGATTGCTCTAAGTCACAAGTTCTTCCCCGACGACCACTTGCTACCTACACTGATAGTGACTGGGCTGAATTCATTGATACTATTGTTCAGTCACGTTCATTTGACTCAGGGTACGTGGCTGTATTAGAAGAGGCAGTTCCAGGAACTACAAATCTCCGCATGAGTAACGTATCACtttataatttgtttgtgtggCTTCACCACTTTGCTTCAAAAGATTCTGCTACACCAG ATGTATCGATTCGTTTGGATTATGCTCATGCCGGACCTGCATTCACAACTTGGCACAAATACTTTCACTTGTTGTTTGAGTGGGAAATACAACACATGTTAAAGAGCATGGGACACTTGGACTATCACACTTTCAGGCTACCTTTCTGGGACTGGCGAATTGAAATTCAAAGATCTACTGGAATACTGTCAGATGATCTGTTTACTGAAAAGAGGCTTGGGGCAACAAGGAATGTCAGTGGTTTTCCTCGTGTATTTGGAGATATTGTTGGTGACGGATGGAACACAATATGTTGGCAAAAATTCTTTCAGATTTGTGATCCAAATGTTAACACTGGTCCCCTTCAACGTTGCCCATTCACAGGAACTAACCCTTGCAGTAGCAACAATCCTGACTGGCCTACAAGTCGGCAAGTAAATCTTGCCATGACTTTTAGAAGTTATGAAAGACCACCTTATAATTTTCTATCACGAAGAAACTATCGAAGTTTTGTTGATGCTGATGTTAACTTTAATATACTTAGGTGCCGTAAAGACAGAATGTGTTTTTGTTCTCCCACTTTTGACCCTGAATGTTCCCTCACAAAGTCAAATGGCTCTCGATTGATTGCACTTAAACAACAAATGCATGGCACG GTTCATACCATTACTGGGGCAGGTGATCTTGCCACAAATCTTCCTCTTGATAAGAGAGGACAAATGGATGATGTGGTGTCATCACCAAATGATCCTCTTTTCATGCCTCACCATGTCATGGTAGATTGTATGTTTGATGAGTGGCTGGAGCGACACCCTGATGCAGAGTATCCTAATGATATACCAGTGACTGTTCCCACCATAGGACATCAGCCTGATGACTTTATGGTTCCATTTTTCCCACTCAGTACCAACATTGACATGTTCACACGGTCTCGTAATTTTGGATACTTTTGTGATCTACCAAACATTAGACTTCCTATACATAAACATATACATAAAGGCTGGTGGTGA
- the LOC136247403 gene encoding tyrosinase-like, giving the protein MQSGQVSFMAIALLCLLGQEAYGQIPRACSDVTSLENLECCPTTSDGVCGQDAGRGQCTDLNLPGYDINSADVRRNWPHYFTKVCKCNGNYAGYDCSRCKFGHYGPDCSESQVLPRRPLATYTDSDWAEFIDTIVQSRSFDSGYVAVLEEAVPGTANLHMSNVSLYNLFVWLHHFASKDSATPDVSIRLDYAHAGPAFTTWHKYFHLLFEWEIQHMLKSMGHLDYHTFRLPYWDWRIEIQRSTGILSDDLFTEKRLGATRNVSGFPRVFGDIVGDGWNTICWQKFFQICDPNVNTGPLQRCPFTGTNPCSSNNPDWPTSRQVNLAMTFRTYERPPYNFLSRRNYRSFVDADVNFNIRRCRKDRMCFCSPTFDPECSLTKSNGSRLIALKQQMHGTVHTITGAGDLATNLPLDKRGQMDDVVSSPNDPLFMPHHVMVDCMFDEWLERHPDAEYPNDIPVTVPTIGHQHDDFMVPFFPLSTNVDMFTRSRNFGYYCDLPNII; this is encoded by the exons ATGCAAAGTGGTCAAGTTTCTTTCATGGCCATTGCCTTGCTATGTCTGTTGGGGCAGGAGGCTTATGGTCAAATACCAAGAGCATGCAGTGATGTTACAAGTCTAGAAAACTTGGAGTGTTGTCCAACTACAAGTGATGGTGTGTGTGGACAGGATGCTGGTAGGGGACAGTGTACTGATTTGAACTTGCCTGGATATGACATAAACAGTGCTGATGTGCGTCGCAATTGGCCTCACTACTTCACCAAG GTCTGTAAGTGCAATGGAAATTATGCGGGATATGACTGTAGTCGGTGTAAGTTTGGTCACTATGGACCTGATTGCTCTGAGTCACAAGTTCTTCCCCGACGACCACTTGCTACCTACACTGATAGTGACTGGGCTGAATTCATTGATACCATTGTTCAGTCACGTTCGTTTGACTCAGGGTACGTGGCTGTATTAGAAGAGGCAGTTCCAGGAACCGCAAATCTCCACATGAGTAACGTATCACtttataatttgtttgtgtggCTTCACCACTTTGCTTCAAAAGATTCTGCTACACCAG ACGTATCAATTCGTTTGGATTATGCTCATGCCGGACCTGCATTCACAACTTGGCACAAATACTTTCACTTGTTGTTTGAGTGGGAAATACAACACATGTTAAAGAGCATGGGACACTTGGACTATCACACTTTCAGGCTACCTTACTGGGACTGGCGAATTGAAATTCAAAGATCTACTGGAATACTGTCAGATGATCTGTTTACTGAAAAGAGGCTTGGGGCAACAAGGAATGTCAGTGGTTTTCCTCGTGTATTTGGAGATATTGTTGGTGATGGATGGAACACAATATGTTGGCAAAAATTCTTTCAGATTTGTGATCCAAATGTTAACACTGGTCCCCTTCAACGTTGCCCATTCACAGGAACTAACCCTTGCAGTAGCAACAATCCTGACTGGCCTACAAGTCGACAAGTAAATCTTGCCATGACTTTTAGAACATACGAAAGACCACCTTATAATTTTCTATCACGAAGAAACTATCGAAGTTTTGTTGATGCTGATGTTAACTTTAATATACGTAGGTGCCGTAAAGACAGAATGTGTTTTTGTTCTCCCACTTTTGACCCTGAATGTTCCCTCACAAAGTCAAATGGCTCGAGATTGATTGCACTTAAACAACAAATGCATGGAACG GTTCATACCATTACTGGGGCAGGTGATCTTGCCACAAATCTTCCACTTGATAAGAGAGGACAAATGGATGATGTGGTGTCATCACCAAATGATCCTCTTTTCATGCCTCACCATGTCATGGTAGATTGTATGTTTGATGAATGGCTGGAGCGACACCCTGATGCAGAGTATCCTAATGATATACCAGTAACTGTTCCCACCATAGGACATCAGCATGATGACTTTATGGTTCCATTTTTCCCACTCAGTACCAACGTTGACATGTTCACACGGTCTCGTAATTTTGGATACTATTGTGACCTACCAAACATCATATAA